A single genomic interval of Adhaeribacter pallidiroseus harbors:
- a CDS encoding OmpA family protein: MLISSFSNCSFIVSILILLFTSSCVTKKKYDDLNSQLLQVNTDAANTKRSLKLAQTQQAKLEEELSELTKANHKLISDSTSTGLALRKTKRLQTDLTNTYDNLLKNHEKLMSNSATESSRLSSDLTRRESELKALDENLKASKLQIDKLSVDLKSREERLNELERVLAEKDKAVDALRSKVSNALLGFKDKDLTVNVKNGKVYVSLAEQLLFKSGSTKVDPKGQEALQKLAKALQGQSDVNVLVEGHTDDVPVTKITGIQDNWDLSVLRATEITRILTKAGLDAAKVTPSGRGQTAPVETGRTAEARQKNRRTEIILTPKLDELFQILETN, encoded by the coding sequence ATGCTCATTTCTAGCTTTTCAAATTGTAGTTTTATAGTTTCTATTCTTATTTTACTTTTTACTTCGTCGTGCGTAACTAAAAAGAAATACGACGATCTGAATAGCCAGCTATTGCAGGTAAACACCGATGCTGCTAATACGAAACGTTCTCTAAAATTGGCACAAACCCAACAAGCGAAACTAGAGGAAGAACTAAGTGAACTAACCAAAGCTAATCATAAACTAATCAGCGACTCCACCAGTACCGGTTTGGCACTACGTAAAACCAAACGTTTGCAGACTGATTTAACCAATACCTACGACAACTTACTTAAAAATCATGAGAAATTAATGTCAAACAGTGCCACTGAATCGTCGCGGCTTTCTTCCGATTTAACTCGCCGCGAAAGTGAGTTAAAAGCACTAGATGAAAATTTAAAGGCCAGTAAACTGCAGATAGATAAACTTAGCGTTGATTTAAAATCCCGGGAGGAGCGCCTGAACGAATTAGAGCGCGTGCTCGCCGAAAAAGATAAAGCTGTGGATGCACTACGCAGCAAAGTAAGCAATGCTTTACTGGGTTTTAAAGATAAAGACTTAACGGTAAATGTTAAAAACGGTAAAGTATACGTGTCGTTGGCCGAACAATTATTATTTAAATCCGGCAGTACCAAAGTAGACCCTAAGGGTCAGGAGGCTTTGCAAAAGCTAGCCAAAGCTTTACAAGGACAAAGCGACGTAAATGTTTTAGTAGAAGGCCACACCGACGATGTACCCGTAACCAAAATTACCGGCATACAGGATAACTGGGATTTAAGCGTGCTCCGCGCCACCGAAATAACCCGGATTTTAACGAAGGCTGGTTTAGATGCAGCCAAAGTTACTCCTTCGGGTCGGGGACAAACGGCTCCGGTGGAAACTGGCAGAACAGCTGAAGCTCGTCAGAAAAACCGGCGCACCGAAATCATTCTGACCCCTAAATTAGACGAACTTTTTCAAATTCTGGAGACAAATTAG
- a CDS encoding DUF2238 domain-containing protein: MSFVKVRAAHKYLLLFRNPVLTGCVLVFTLFWLYSGFATTNFFNWLLENLLTFPGLIAFGFFYSRYSLSDKSIVFVFLFLLLHLYGSQYTYQSNPVGHWLQEAFALPRNHYDRLVHFSFGLLMALPMYEICRYHLKHARWLPYLIPLELTLSMSVLFELVEWIFSTLFVQEKASVYLGMQGDIWDAQKDVALAFLGAAIAVFFIWFNIKGVNKSKI, from the coding sequence ATGTCGTTTGTTAAAGTTCGTGCTGCTCATAAATATTTGCTGCTTTTCCGAAATCCGGTTTTAACCGGCTGCGTGTTAGTTTTTACCTTATTTTGGTTGTACAGCGGTTTTGCTACTACTAACTTTTTTAATTGGTTACTCGAAAATTTGTTAACCTTTCCGGGGCTTATTGCTTTTGGATTTTTCTACTCCCGCTATTCGCTATCTGATAAAAGCATTGTTTTTGTTTTTTTGTTTTTACTGCTGCATTTATACGGTAGTCAGTATACTTACCAAAGCAATCCGGTGGGTCATTGGTTACAAGAAGCATTTGCCCTGCCCCGTAATCATTACGACCGGTTAGTGCATTTTAGTTTTGGTTTACTCATGGCCTTACCTATGTACGAAATTTGCCGGTATCATTTAAAACACGCGCGCTGGCTGCCTTATTTAATTCCTTTAGAGCTTACCTTATCGATGAGTGTATTGTTTGAACTGGTAGAATGGATTTTTTCTACCTTGTTTGTGCAGGAAAAAGCATCGGTGTACTTAGGGATGCAGGGCGATATTTGGGATGCGCAAAAGGATGTAGCCTTAGCCTTTTTAGGAGCAGCTATTGCTGTTTTCTTTATCTGGTTTAATATCAAAGGAGTAAACAAGAGTAAAATTTAA
- a CDS encoding TVP38/TMEM64 family protein produces MAFAITPTTFVAIITGFYLGWSGFPGVVISYGLASLIGYGLAQIIDHGKLIRFISHFEKAAAIMSELKNQSWSLIILTRISPVLPFALMTFVLAMMKVEKRKFFLASIVGMLPRTLFFFWLGTQAQDVIALLQNPDTGKSGQILLLLLIIVSLLGLYFLFNRALKKALEKKVAGKNL; encoded by the coding sequence ATGGCTTTTGCTATAACTCCTACTACTTTCGTAGCTATAATAACCGGTTTTTACTTAGGCTGGAGTGGGTTTCCGGGTGTAGTTATATCCTACGGATTAGCTTCTTTAATCGGCTACGGCCTAGCTCAAATAATAGATCACGGTAAACTGATACGCTTTATAAGTCACTTCGAAAAAGCAGCTGCGATTATGAGCGAGTTAAAAAATCAAAGCTGGAGTTTAATTATTTTAACCCGGATTTCACCAGTTTTACCTTTTGCCCTAATGACATTTGTATTAGCTATGATGAAGGTGGAAAAGCGTAAATTTTTTCTGGCTAGTATAGTGGGTATGCTGCCGCGTACTTTATTTTTTTTCTGGTTGGGTACTCAGGCACAAGATGTTATTGCTTTATTACAAAACCCGGATACTGGCAAGAGTGGTCAAATCTTATTATTATTGCTAATTATAGTTTCATTGTTGGGTTTATACTTTCTATTTAATCGGGCATTAAAAAAAGCTTTAGAAAAGAAAGTAGCAGGAAAAAATTTATAA
- a CDS encoding protein-disulfide reductase DsbD family protein yields MLFLKRAIFLFFILILILPSAFGQVLKPATWAYSWSKKEAKTGDEMEVVINVKIDADWYLYSSDFDPNVGPTVTTFTFTPHSSYQLVGKIIPVNPKKKFDKIFGGDVTYFTKTAQFRQRIKVLQKDLRLSGSVEYQVCTEVDGKCIPFDESFTLEPIPVTGEPISLNNSTTSPVPKPETNPVSPTAVKTSKPTEKPETLLVDNPDFQNVITRVDSALADSARKNTQVAATPNNSIPVASITASSNALETSQTGSSLWKFVLLAFGSGLVALLTPCVFPMVPMTVTFFTGNSQGRSESILKALGYGVSIIVIYSLIGVVFSKLAGPDAANFISTHWLPNSIFFLIFLLFGLSFLGLFEITLPSSLVNKADSQSDKGGWYGIFFMAFTLVLVSFSCTGPIVGSILVASAGGETLKPIAGMFAYSLAFALPFTLFAAFPSWLRNLPKSGGWLNSVKVCLGFIELALALKFLSVADQAYHWGILDREIYLAIWIVLFALLGFYLLGKLKFAHDSDLPYLSVPRLSLAIITFSFVVYLIPGLLGAPLKALAGYLPPQSTHDFDLSRLLTSGGGSNPAISTLCEKPKYAEFLHLPHGIQGYFDLDQAKRCALEQNKPVFIDFTGHGCVNCREMEANVWSDPEVLRRLKNDFVVVALYVDDKTTLPKAEWYTSTYDQKQKTTIGKKYADFQITTFQNNAQPFYILMGSDGKPLVKPIAYDLDVTHFVNFLDAGLAAYKKTANIN; encoded by the coding sequence ATGCTATTCCTGAAACGCGCTATATTTTTGTTCTTTATTTTAATTTTAATATTGCCGAGTGCTTTTGGTCAGGTTTTAAAACCAGCTACCTGGGCATATTCCTGGTCGAAAAAAGAAGCAAAAACCGGGGACGAAATGGAAGTGGTAATTAATGTGAAAATAGATGCTGACTGGTATTTGTATTCCAGCGATTTTGATCCGAACGTAGGGCCAACAGTAACTACCTTCACGTTTACACCGCATTCATCTTATCAATTAGTCGGAAAAATTATTCCGGTTAACCCAAAGAAAAAGTTCGACAAAATTTTTGGCGGCGATGTTACTTATTTTACGAAAACTGCCCAGTTCCGGCAGCGTATTAAAGTCTTGCAAAAAGATTTGCGCCTGAGTGGCTCCGTAGAGTACCAGGTTTGTACCGAGGTAGATGGCAAGTGTATTCCGTTTGATGAATCGTTTACATTGGAGCCAATCCCGGTCACGGGTGAACCCATATCTTTAAATAATTCAACTACATCTCCAGTACCCAAACCAGAAACTAATCCAGTATCTCCAACTGCCGTTAAAACCAGTAAACCCACCGAAAAACCCGAAACCTTGCTGGTAGACAATCCGGATTTTCAAAACGTTATTACCCGCGTGGATTCTGCTTTGGCCGATTCAGCGAGAAAAAACACGCAGGTGGCAGCAACACCCAACAACAGCATTCCTGTTGCTTCCATTACAGCAAGTTCTAACGCTTTAGAAACATCCCAAACCGGTTCTAGCTTGTGGAAATTTGTATTGCTGGCTTTTGGCTCCGGTTTAGTGGCATTACTTACGCCATGTGTTTTTCCCATGGTGCCCATGACCGTAACATTTTTTACCGGTAACAGCCAGGGAAGGAGTGAATCTATTCTGAAAGCTTTGGGGTACGGCGTATCCATTATTGTTATTTACTCTTTAATCGGGGTTGTTTTTTCAAAATTAGCGGGTCCTGATGCCGCTAATTTTATTAGTACTCATTGGTTGCCGAATAGCATCTTTTTTTTAATTTTTTTACTTTTTGGTTTGTCTTTTTTGGGTTTATTTGAAATCACCTTACCCAGCAGCCTGGTAAATAAAGCCGATAGCCAAAGCGATAAAGGCGGCTGGTACGGCATCTTCTTTATGGCGTTTACCTTGGTGTTGGTATCTTTTTCCTGCACAGGGCCTATTGTAGGGAGTATATTGGTTGCGTCGGCGGGTGGCGAAACATTAAAACCTATTGCGGGCATGTTCGCGTATTCGTTGGCTTTTGCGTTACCCTTTACGTTGTTTGCGGCTTTTCCGTCGTGGTTGCGTAATTTACCTAAATCGGGTGGTTGGCTGAACTCGGTAAAAGTTTGTTTAGGCTTTATAGAACTAGCTCTAGCCTTAAAATTTTTGAGCGTGGCCGATCAGGCGTATCATTGGGGTATTCTGGACCGGGAAATTTATCTGGCTATCTGGATTGTCCTTTTTGCCTTGCTGGGTTTCTATCTGCTGGGCAAACTCAAATTTGCGCACGATAGTGATTTGCCTTATCTCAGTGTGCCTCGTTTATCGCTGGCTATTATAACCTTTAGCTTTGTGGTGTATTTAATTCCGGGCTTATTGGGGGCGCCGTTAAAAGCACTGGCGGGCTACTTGCCACCCCAAAGTACCCATGATTTTGATTTATCGCGTTTGCTTACTTCCGGAGGGGGGAGTAATCCGGCAATTAGTACCTTGTGCGAAAAGCCCAAATACGCCGAGTTCCTGCATTTGCCGCACGGCATCCAGGGGTATTTTGATCTGGATCAGGCTAAGCGTTGTGCATTAGAACAAAATAAACCTGTTTTTATCGATTTTACCGGCCATGGTTGCGTGAATTGCCGCGAGATGGAGGCCAATGTATGGTCGGATCCGGAAGTGCTGCGACGCCTGAAGAATGACTTTGTAGTAGTAGCTTTGTACGTAGATGATAAAACTACTTTACCCAAAGCAGAATGGTATACCTCCACTTACGACCAGAAACAAAAAACCACGATCGGTAAAAAATACGCCGATTTTCAAATCACAACTTTCCAGAATAATGCGCAGCCGTTTTATATATTAATGGGGTCGGATGGTAAGCCCTTAGTTAAACCCATTGCTTACGATTTAGATGTTACCCATTTTGTGAATTTTTTAGATGCAGGCCTTGCCGCTTACAAAAAAACTGCAAACATCAATTAA
- a CDS encoding trans-sulfuration enzyme family protein, protein MKFGTKTIHAGVYPDPSTGAIMTPIFQTSTYVQRSPGDHKGYEYSRTHNPTRTQLQNALAALENGKHGLCFASGMAAIDAMIKLLNPGDEVIASNDLYGGSYRIFTKIFQNYGLKFHFISMSEAANIEKFINQNTKLIWVETPTNPLLNIIDIAAAVEIAKKHNILLGVDNTFATPYLQTPLDLGADLVMHSLTKYMGGHSDVVMGALIVNNDDLAQRLSFIQNASGATPGPQDCFLLLRGLKTLHVRMQRHCENGRAVAEFLKNHPKVEKVFWPGFSDHNNHEVARKQMCDFGGMISFVLKGDNMQDAIRTLEKFHYFSLAESLGGVESLCGHPASMTHASIPREERLKGGLSDSLIRLSVGIEDIEDLLADLEQALN, encoded by the coding sequence ATGAAATTCGGCACTAAAACCATACACGCGGGGGTTTATCCCGATCCAAGTACCGGCGCCATTATGACGCCCATTTTTCAAACTTCTACATACGTTCAAAGATCGCCTGGCGATCATAAAGGTTATGAATATTCGCGGACACATAATCCAACGCGTACTCAACTGCAAAATGCCTTAGCAGCTTTAGAAAACGGTAAACATGGGTTATGTTTTGCTTCTGGTATGGCAGCTATTGATGCGATGATTAAGTTATTAAACCCTGGCGATGAAGTTATTGCTTCGAACGATCTATACGGCGGCAGTTACCGGATATTTACCAAAATATTCCAAAATTATGGGTTAAAGTTTCATTTTATATCCATGAGTGAAGCCGCTAATATTGAAAAATTTATAAACCAAAACACAAAGCTTATTTGGGTAGAAACTCCCACTAACCCTTTACTGAATATTATTGACATTGCGGCTGCGGTAGAAATAGCTAAGAAACACAATATTTTATTGGGAGTGGATAATACTTTTGCCACTCCGTACTTGCAAACACCACTGGACTTAGGAGCAGACTTAGTGATGCATTCGCTTACCAAGTACATGGGTGGTCACTCGGATGTGGTAATGGGAGCTTTGATTGTAAACAACGATGATCTGGCCCAACGCTTATCTTTTATTCAGAATGCTTCCGGAGCAACACCCGGTCCGCAGGATTGTTTTTTGTTACTCCGCGGTTTAAAAACTTTACACGTACGCATGCAGCGCCATTGTGAGAATGGTCGGGCTGTGGCGGAATTTTTAAAAAATCACCCGAAAGTAGAAAAGGTATTTTGGCCCGGTTTTTCTGACCACAACAACCATGAGGTGGCTCGAAAGCAGATGTGCGATTTTGGAGGCATGATCTCGTTTGTATTAAAAGGAGATAATATGCAGGATGCGATACGTACCCTGGAGAAGTTTCACTACTTTTCGTTGGCGGAGTCGTTGGGTGGTGTAGAGTCGCTTTGCGGACATCCGGCCAGCATGACCCATGCTAGTATCCCGCGCGAAGAACGTTTAAAAGGTGGGCTTAGTGATTCTTTGATTCGTTTGAGTGTAGGTATTGAGGATATTGAAGATCTACTTGCCGATTTAGAGCAAGCGTTAAATTAA
- a CDS encoding OmpA family protein encodes MKISKLFLSVFLSFLVLFSACKTAQTSRDTGAPDGGGTSRTSGQPNRKMNKTAKGGIIGAGAGAVVGGVIGRITGNTAAGAIIGAAVGGSTGAVIGRRMDKQAEELRRDMENAKIERVGEGIKITFNSGILFATNSAELQPTSKTDIESLAATLKKYGDTNVIVQGHTDNTGSDAINQPLSERRAQAVSDYITSLGVEASRLTAQGFGSSQPVAENTTAAGKQANRRVEVAIFANEKLKKAAERGDIK; translated from the coding sequence ATGAAAATCTCAAAGTTATTTTTATCTGTTTTCTTATCCTTCTTAGTGCTTTTTTCTGCGTGTAAAACCGCACAAACTAGTCGGGATACAGGTGCGCCGGATGGTGGTGGTACCAGCCGGACTTCAGGTCAACCGAACAGAAAAATGAATAAAACAGCCAAAGGGGGTATTATTGGTGCCGGTGCTGGTGCTGTAGTGGGTGGCGTTATTGGTAGAATAACCGGAAATACCGCAGCCGGAGCTATTATTGGGGCGGCCGTAGGTGGTTCTACTGGTGCCGTTATTGGTCGGCGCATGGATAAGCAAGCAGAAGAGTTGCGCCGCGATATGGAAAATGCTAAAATCGAGCGGGTTGGAGAAGGTATCAAAATTACTTTTAATTCTGGAATTTTGTTTGCCACGAACTCTGCGGAGTTACAGCCAACTTCTAAAACCGACATCGAAAGCTTAGCTGCAACTCTTAAAAAATATGGTGATACGAACGTAATTGTTCAAGGTCATACGGATAATACTGGTTCTGATGCTATTAACCAGCCTTTGTCAGAACGCCGGGCACAAGCTGTTTCGGATTATATTACTTCTTTAGGGGTAGAGGCTAGCCGTTTAACGGCGCAAGGTTTTGGTTCAAGCCAACCAGTTGCCGAAAATACTACAGCAGCAGGTAAGCAAGCAAACCGTCGGGTAGAAGTAGCTATTTTCGCCAACGAAAAATTGAAAAAAGCAGCTGAGCGCGGTGATATTAAGTAA